The following proteins are encoded in a genomic region of Diabrotica virgifera virgifera chromosome 1, PGI_DIABVI_V3a:
- the LOC126881223 gene encoding uncharacterized protein LOC126881223 encodes MKWFTCILLVGVCASQVLLAPTEEKKDLATVLLERAAARAEAIAKRIEQSGVIDKAIAGAEAIGKKIEETGVIDKALAEADALAKRVEQTGVIDKAKQTAGQLYKQVENSGIIEKAQAEAGRLYKSIDDTGVLNKAKEQANAVINSPIAESVRQKTHQVLENVGESKLGQAIAAKAEPYVQAAAKSGCALVKSANADGLRIPTDLHCQEEKA; translated from the coding sequence ATGAAGTGGTTCACCTGTATACTCCTTGTTGGTGTCTGCGCCAGCCAGGTACTATTAGCTCCTACCGAGGAAAAAAAAGATTTAGCTACTGTTTTGTTGGAAAGAGCAGCTGCACGTGCCGAAGCTATCGCCAAGAGAATCGAACAGAGCGGAGTCATTGACAAAGCAATAGCTGGTGCTGAAGCAATTggcaaaaaaattgaagaaactGGAGTTATCGACAAAGCTCTAGCTGAAGCAGATGCTCTTGCCAAAAGAGTTGAACAAACTGGAGTCATCGACAAGGCCAAGCAAACAGCCGGACAACTTTACAAACAAGTTGAAAACAGTGGAATCATTGAAAAAGCTCAAGCTGAAGCCGGCAGGTTATATAAATCAATTGACGATACCGGAGTCCTAAACAAGGCTAAAGAGCAAGCTAACGCAGTAATCAATAGCCCAATTGCTGAGTCAGTCAGACAAAAAACCCACCAAGTTTTGGAGAACGTGGGAGAATCAAAATTAGGTCAAGCAATTGCTGCCAAGGCAGAACCTTACGTGCAAGCTGCTGCCAAATCTGGATGTGCTCTCGTTAAATCAGCAAACGCAGATGGTTTGCGGATACCTACCGACCTCCACTGCCAAGAAGAAAAAGCTTAA